A part of Procambarus clarkii isolate CNS0578487 chromosome 21, FALCON_Pclarkii_2.0, whole genome shotgun sequence genomic DNA contains:
- the LOC138367193 gene encoding oviduct-specific glycoprotein-like encodes MVWLRIKIVQLSVDCVTESEDGVDKGKDVVVESVDGVVKSVNGVAESADGVAERIDGVAESVDDGIAESVDVVSESVDGVTVRVDSIAESVDGVAVSVDGIAESVDGVAVSVDVVYESVDGVTVSVDGIAESGDGVAVSVDGIAESVDGVAVSVDVVYESVDGVTVNVDGIAESVNGVTVSVDVVSESVDGVAMSVDGVTESVNGVAEIINECRWCG; translated from the exons atggtgtggctaagGATAAAGATCGTGCAGCTGAGTGTAGATTGTGTGActgagagtgaagatggtgtggataaaggaaaagatgttgtggttgagagtgtagatggtgtggttaaGAGTGTAAATGGAGTGGCTGAGAGCGCAGATGGTGTAGCTGAGAGgatagatggtgtcgctgagagtgtagatg atggtattgctgagagtgtagatgttgtgtctgagagtgtagatggtgttactgTGAGAGTAGATAgtattgctgagagtgtagatggtgttgctgtgagtgtagatggtattgctgagagtgtagatggtgtggctgtgagtgtagatgttgtgtatgagagtgtagatggtgtaactGTGAGTGTAGATGGTATTGCTGAGAGTGGAGATGGTGTTGCTGTGAGTGTAGATGgtattgctgagagtgtagatggtgtggctgtgagtgtagatgttgtgtatgagagtgtagatggtgtaactGTGAATGTAGATGGTATTGCCGAGAGTGtaaatggtgttactgtgagtgtagatgttgtgtctgagagtgtagatggtgttgctatgagtgtagatggtgtgactgagagtgtaaATGGTGTGGCAGAGATTATAaatgagtgtagatggtgtggatgA
- the LOC138367198 gene encoding fap1 adhesin-like: protein MVWLRIKIVQLSVDCVTESEDGVDKGKDVVVESVDGVVKSVDGVAESADGVAERIDGVAESVDDGIAESVDVVSESVDGVTVRVDSIAESVDGVAVSVDGIAESVDGVAVSVDVVYESVDGVTVSVDGIAESGDGVAVSVDGIAESVDGVAVSVDVVYESVDGVTVNVDGIAESVDGVTVSVDVVSESVDGVAMSVDGVTESSEDGVAVSVDGVTESVNGVAEIINGVAEIIDGVPESVNGVAESVDGVAWSVDVVAESVDDGVAKNVDGVAESVDGVAEIVDGVAESVDSVAKGKDGVVASEDGVIESVVGVAQSVDGVAESIDGVAESVDGVAESVDDSVAESVDSVAKNVDGVAESVDGVADSVDGVAESVDGVAESVVGVADSVDGLA, encoded by the exons atggtgtggctaagGATAAAGATCGTGCAGCTGAGTGTAGATTGTGTGActgagagtgaagatggtgtggataaaggaaaagatgttgtggttgagagtgtagatggtgtggttaaGAGTGTAGATGGAGTGGCTGAGAGCGCAGATGGTGTAGCTGAGAGgatagatggtgtcgctgagagtgtagatg atggtattgctgagagtgtagatgttgtgtctgagagtgtagatggtgttactgTGAGAGTAGATAgtattgctgagagtgtagatggtgttgctgtgagtgtagatggtattgctgagagtgtagatggtgtggctgtgagtgtagatgttgtgtatgagagtgtagatggtgtaactGTGAGTGTAGATGGTATTGCTGAGAGTGGAGATGGTGTTGCTGTGAGTGTAGATGgtattgctgagagtgtagatggtgtggctgtgagtgtagatgttgtgtatgagagtgtagatggtgtaactGTGAATGTAGATGGTATTgccgagagtgtagatggtgttactgtgagtgtagatgttgtgtctgagagtgtagatggtgttgctatgagtgtagatggtgtgactgagagt agtgaagatggtgttgctgtgagtgtagatggtgtgactgagagtgtaaATGGTGTGGCAGAGATTAtaaatggtgtggctgagattATAGATGGTGTGCCTGAGAGTGttaatggtgtggctgagagtgttgatggtgtggcttggagtgtagatgttgtggctgagagtgtagatg atggtgtggctaagaatgttgatggtgtggctgagagtgttgatggtgtggctgagattgTCGATGGagtcgctgagagtgtagatagtgTGGCTAAGGGTAAAGATGGTGTGGTTGCGAGTGAAGATGGTGTAATTGAGAGTGTAGTTGGTGTGGCTCAGAGTGTAGACggtgtggctgagagtatagatggtgtggctgagagtgtagatggtgtcgctgagagtgttgatg ATAGTGTGGCTGAAAGCGTAGATAGTGTGGCTAAaaatgttgatggtgtggctgaaagtgtagatggtgtggctgacagtgttgatggtgtggctgagagtgtagatggtgtggctgagagtgtagttgGCGTGGCTGATAGTGTAGATGGTTTGgcttag
- the LOC138367194 gene encoding oviduct-specific glycoprotein-like, with protein MVWRSVDGVAESVDCVAESVDGVAENADGLAESVNGVAESVDGVAESVHGMVESVDGVAESVDGVVKKVDGVADSVDGDAECRSLDGVAASVDGVAKSVDGVDESVDGVIESVDDVAESVDGVAKDKDRAADCRLCG; from the exons ATGGTGTGgcggagtgtagatggtgtggctgagagtgtagattgtgtggctgagagtgtagatggtgtggctgagaatgCAGATGGTTTGGCTGAGAGTGTaaatggtgttgctgagagtgtagatggtgtcgctgagagtgtacaTGGTATggttgagagtgtagatggtgtagctgagagtgtagatggtgtagtTAAGaaagtagatggtgtggctgatagTGTAGATGGTGATGCTGAGTGTAgaag TCTAGATGGTGTGGCtgcgagtgtagatggtgtggctaagAGCGTAGATGGTGTggatgagagtgtagatggtgtgattgagagtgtagatgatgtggctgagagtgtagatggtgtggctaagGATAAAGATCGTGCAGCTGATTGTAgattgtgtggctga
- the LOC138367195 gene encoding SUMO-interacting motif-containing protein 1-like → MVWLRSVDGVAENVDGVAKGKDGVVASEDGVIESVVGVAESVDGVAKSVDGVAEIVDGVAESVDSVAKGKDAVVASEDGVIESVVGVAENVDGVAESVDGVADSVDGVAESVDDGVAESVDGVAESVDGVTNGNDGVVESLDGVAASVDGVAKSVDGVDESVDGVIESVDDVAESVDGVAKDGIAESVDVVSESVDGVTVRVDSIAESVDGVAVSVDGIAESVDGVAVSVDVVYESVDGVTVSVDGIAESEDGNAVSVDGIAESVDGVAVSVDFVYESVDGVTVNVDGIAESVDGVTVSVDVVSESVDGVAVSVDGVTESVNGVAEIINGVAEIIDGVPESVNGVAESVDGVAWSVDVVAESVDGGVAESIDGVAESVDSVAESVDGESGSVDGFAESVDGVVKRVDGVADSVDGGAESVEGVAESVHGVAENGVAKNVDGVAESVDGVAEIVDGVAESVDSVAKGKDGVVASEDGVIESVVGVAQSVDGVAESIDGVAESLSVDSVAESVDSVAKNVDGVAESVDGVADSVDGVAESVDGVAESVVGVADSVDGLA, encoded by the exons atggtgtggctaagG agtgtagatggtgtcgctgagaatgtagatggtgtggctaagGGTAAAGATGGTGTGGTTGCGAGTGAAGATGGTGTAATTGAGAGTGTAgttggtgttgctgagagtgtagacggtgtggctaagagtgtagatggtgtggctgagattgTCGATGGagtcgctgagagtgtagatagtgTGGCTAAGGGTAAAGATGCTGTGGTTGCGAGTGAAGATGGTGTAATTGAGAGTGTAGTTGGTGTGGCTGAGAATGTAgacggtgtggctgagagtgtagatggtgtggctgatagtgtagatggtgtcgctgagagtgttgatg atggtgtggctgagagtgttgatggagtggctgagagtgtagatggtgtaactAACGGTAATGATGGTGTGGTTGAGAGTCTAGATGGTGTGGCtgcgagtgtagatggtgtggctaagAGCGTAGATGGTGTggatgagagtgtagatggtgtgattgagagtgtagatgatgtggctgagagtgtagatggtgtggctaagG atggtattgctgagagtgtagatgttgtgtctgagagtgtagatggtgttactgTGAGAGTAGATAgtattgctgagagtgtagatggtgttgctgtgagtgtagatggtattgctgagagtgtagatggtgtggctgtgagtgtagatgttgtgtatgagagtgtagatggtgtaactGTTAGTGTAGATGGTATTGCTGAGAGTGAAGATGGTAATGCTGTGAGTGTAGATGgtattgctgagagtgtagatggtgtggctgtgagTGTAGATTTTGTgtatgagagtgtagatggtgtaactGTGAATGTAGATGGTATTgccgagagtgtagatggtgttactgtgagtgtagatgttgtgtctgagagtgtagatggtgttgctgtgagtgtagatggtgtgactgagagtgtaaATGGTGTGGCAGAGATTAtaaatggtgtggctgagattATAGATGGTGTGCCTGAGAGTGttaatggtgtggctgagagtgttgatggtgtggcttggagtgtagatgttgtggctgagagtgtagatg gtggtgtggctgagagtatagatggtgtcgctgagagtgtagatagtgtcgctgagagtgtagatggggaGTCTGGGAGTGTAGATGGttttgctgagagtgtagatggtgtagtTAAGagagtagatggtgtggctgacagtgtagatggtggtgctgagagtgtagaaggtgtggctgagagtgtacatggtgtggctgaga atggtgtggctaagaatgttgatggtgtggctgagagtgttgatggtgtggctgagattgTCGATGGagtcgctgagagtgtagatagtgTGGCTAAGGGTAAAGATGGTGTGGTTGCGAGTGAAGATGGTGTAATTGAGAGTGTAGTTGGTGTGGCTCAGAGTGTAGACggtgtggctgagagtatagatggtgtggctgagagt CTGAGTGTAGATAGTGTGGCTGAAAGCGTAGATAGTGTGGCTAAaaatgttgatggtgtggctgaaagtgtagatggtgtggctgacagtgttgatggtgtggctgagagtgtagatggtgtggctgagagtgtagttggtgtggctgatagtgtagatggtttggcttag
- the LOC138367200 gene encoding fap1 adhesin-like, with product MVWLRIKIVQLSVDCVTESEDGVDKGKDVVVESVDGVVKSVDGVAESADGVAERIDGVAESVDDGIAESVDVVSESVDGVTVRVDSIAESVDGVAVSVDGIAESVDGVAVSVDVVYESVDGVTVSVDGIAESGDGVAVSVDGIAESVDGVAVSVDVVYESVDGVTVNVDGIAESVDGVTVSVDVVSESVDGVAMSVDGVTESSEDGVAVSVDGVTESVNGVAEIINGVAEIIDGVPESVNGVAESVDGVAWSVDVVAESVDDGVAKNVDGVAESVDGVAEIVDGVAESVDSVAKGKDGVVASEDGVIESVVGVAQSVDGVAESIDGVAESVDGVAESVDDSVAESVDSVAKNVDGVAESVDGVADSVDGVAESVDGVAESVVGVADSVDGLA from the exons atggtgtggctaagGATAAAGATCGTGCAGCTGAGTGTAGATTGTGTGActgagagtgaagatggtgtggataaaggaaaagatgttgtggttgagagtgtagatggtgtggttaaGAGTGTAGATGGAGTGGCTGAGAGCGCAGATGGTGTAGCTGAGAGgatagatggtgtcgctgagagtgtagatg atggtattgctgagagtgtagatgttgtgtctgagagtgtagatggtgttactgTGAGAGTAGATAgtattgctgagagtgtagatggtgttgctgtgagtgtagatggtattgctgagagtgtagatggtgtggctgtgagtgtagatgttgtgtatgagagtgtagatggtgtaactGTGAGTGTAGATGGTATTGCTGAGAGTGGAGATGGTGTTGCTGTGAGTGTAGATGgtattgctgagagtgtagatggtgtggctgtgagtgtagatgttgtgtatgagagtgtagatggtgtaactGTGAATGTAGATGGTATTgccgagagtgtagatggtgttactgtgagtgtagatgttgtgtctgagagtgtagatggtgttgctatgagtgtagatggtgtgactgagagt agtgaagatggtgttgctgtgagtgtagatggtgtgactgagagtgtaaATGGTGTGGCAGAGATTAtaaatggtgtggctgagattATAGATGGTGTGCCTGAGAGTGttaatggtgtggctgagagtgttgatggtgtggcttggagtgtagatgttgtggctgagagtgtagatg atggtgtggctaagaatgttgatggtgtggctgagagtgttgatggtgtggctgagattgTCGATGGagtcgctgagagtgtagatagtgTGGCTAAGGGTAAAGATGGTGTGGTTGCGAGTGAAGATGGTGTAATTGAGAGTGTAGTTGGTGTGGCTCAGAGTGTAGACggtgtggctgagagtatagatggtgtggctgagagtgtagatggtgtcgctgagagtgttgatg ATAGTGTGGCTGAAAGCGTAGATAGTGTGGCTAAaaatgttgatggtgtggctgaaagtgtagatggtgtggctgacagtgttgatggtgtggctgagagtgtagatggtgtggctgagagtgtagttggtgtggctgatagtgtagatggtttggcttag
- the LOC138367197 gene encoding oviduct-specific glycoprotein-like, with protein sequence MVSLRVLMVWLSVDGVAESVDDMADRVDGVAESVDGVAESVDCVAESVDGVAENADGLAESVNGVAENADGVAESVDGEAESVDGVAESVDGVTESVDGVAESVHGMVESVDGVAESVDGVVKKVDGVADSVDDGVAESVDGVAESVDGVAESVDGVAKSVDGVDESVDGVIESVDDVAESVDGVAKDKDHAAECRLCG encoded by the exons atggtgtcgctgagagtgttgatggtgtggctgagtgtagatggtgtggctgagagtgtagatgataTGGCTGATAGGGTAGATGGTGTGgcggagagtgtagatggtgtggctgagagtgtagattgtgtggctgagagtgtagatggtgtggctgagaatgCAGATGGTTTGGCTGAGAGTGTAAATGGTGTTGCTGAGAAtgcagatggtgtggctgagagcgtAGATGGTgaagctgagagtgtagatggtgtcgctgagagtgttgatggtgttactgagagtgtagatggtgtcgctgagagtgtacaTGGTATggttgagagtgtagatggtgtagctgagagtgtagatggtgtagtTAAGaaagtagatggtgtggctgatagTGTAGATG atggtgtggctgagagtgttgatggtgttgctgagagtgtagatggtgtggctgagagtgttgatggagtGGCTAAGAGCGTAGATGGTGTggatgagagtgtagatggtgtgattgagagtgtagatgatgtggctgagagtgtagatggtgtggctaagGATAAAGATCATGCAGCTGAGTGTAgattgtgtggctga
- the LOC138367196 gene encoding SUMO-interacting motif-containing protein 1-like, translating into MVWLRIKIVQLSVDCVTESEDGVDKGKDVVVESVDGVVKSVDGVAESADGVAERIDGVAESVDDGIAESVDVVSESVDGVTVRVDSIAESVDGVAVSVDGIAESVDGVAVSVDVVYESVDGVTVSVDGIAESGDGVAVSVDGIAESVDGVAVSVDVVYESVDGVTVNVDGIAESVDGVTVSVDVVSESVDGVAMSVDGVTESVNGVAEIINECGVAESIDGVAESVDSVAESVDGESGSVDGFAESVDGLVKRVDGVADSVDGGAESVEGVAESVDGVAENGVAKNVDGVAESVDGVAEIVDGVAESVDSVAKGKDGVVASEDGVIESVVGVAQSVDGVAESIDGVAESVDGVAESVDGVAESVDGVAESVDGVAERLDGVAQSVDGVAKSVNGVAKSVDGVTESEDGVA; encoded by the exons atggtgtggctaagGATAAAGATCGTGCAGCTGAGTGTAGATTGTGTGActgagagtgaagatggtgtggataaaggaaaagatgttgtggttgagagtgtagatggtgtggttaaGAGTGTAGATGGAGTGGCTGAGAGCGCAGATGGTGTAGCTGAGAGgatagatggtgtcgctgagagtgtagatg atggtattgctgagagtgtagatgttgtgtctgagagtgtagatggtgttactgTGAGAGTAGATAgtattgctgagagtgtagatggtgttgctgtgagtgtagatggtattgctgagagtgtagatggtgtggctgtgagtgtagatgttgtgtatgagagtgtagatggtgtaactGTGAGTGTAGATGGTATTGCTGAGAGTGGAGATGGTGTTGCTGTGAGTGTAGATGgtattgctgagagtgtagatggtgtggctgtgagtgtagatgttgtgtatgagagtgtagatggtgtaactGTGAATGTAGATGGTATTgccgagagtgtagatggtgttactgtgagtgtagatgttgtgtctgagagtgtagatggtgttgctatgagtgtagatggtgtgactgagagtgtaaATGGTGTGGCAGAGATTATAaatgagt gtggtgtggctgagagtatagatggtgtcgctgagagtgtagatagtgtcgctgagagtgtagatggggaGTCTGGGAGTGTAGATGGttttgctgagagtgtagatggtttaGTTAAGagagtagatggtgtggctgacagtgtagatggtggtgctgagagtgtagaaggtgtggctgagagtgtagatggtgtggctgaga atggtgtggctaagaatgttgatggtgtggctgagagtgttgatggtgtggctgagattgTCGATGGagtcgctgagagtgtagatagtgTGGCTAAGGGTAAAGATGGTGTGGTTGCGAGTGAAGATGGTGTAATTGAGAGTGTAGTTGGTGTGGCTCAGAGTGTAGACggtgtggctgagagtatagatggtgtggctgagagtgtagatggtgtcgctgagagtgttgatggtgtggctgagagtgtagatggtgtcgctgagagtgtagatggtgtcgctgagagacTTGATGGTGTGGctcagagtgttgatggtgtggctaaaagtgttaatggtgtggctaagagtgtagatggtgtgactgagagtgaAGATGGCGTGGcttag
- the LOC138367201 gene encoding oviduct-specific glycoprotein-like, which translates to MVSLRVLMVWLSVDGVAESVDDMADRVDGVAESVDGVAESVDCVAESVDGVAENADGLAESVNGVAENADGVAESVDGEAESVDGVAESVDGVTESIDGVAESVHGMVESVDGVAESVDGVVKKVDGVADSVDGDAECRSVDGVAESVDGVAESVDGVTNGNDGVVESLDGVAASVDGVAKSVDGVDESVDGVIESVDDVAESVDGVAKDKDHAAECRLCG; encoded by the exons atggtgtcgctgagagtgttgatggtgtggctgagtgtagatggtgtggctgagagtgtagatgataTGGCTGATAGGGTAGATGGTGTGgcggagagtgtagatggtgtggctgagagtgtagattgtgtggctgagagtgtagatggtgtggctgagaatgCAGATGGTTTGGCTGAGAGTGTAAATGGTGTTGCTGAGAAtgcagatggtgtggctgagagcgtAGATGGTgaagctgagagtgtagatggtgtcgctgagagtgttgatggtgttactgagagtatagatggtgtcgctgagagtgtacaTGGTATggttgagagtgtagatggtgtagctgagagtgtagatggtgtagtTAAGaaagtagatggtgtggctgatagTGTAGATGGTGATGCTGAGTGTAgaag tgtagatggtgtggctgagagtgttgatggagtggctgagagtgtagatggtgtaactAACGGTAATGATGGTGTGGTTGAGAGTCTAGATGGTGTGGCtgcgagtgtagatggtgtggctaagAGCGTAGATGGTGTggatgagagtgtagatggtgtgattgagagtgtagatgatgtggctgagagtgtagatggtgtggctaagGATAAAGATCATGCAGCTGAGTGTAgattgtgtggctga
- the LOC138367199 gene encoding oviduct-specific glycoprotein-like: MVSLRVLMVWLSVDGVAESVDDMADRVDGVAESVDGVAESVDCVAESVDGVAENADGLAESVNGVAENADGVAESVDGEAESVDGVAESVDGVTESVDGVAESVHGMVESVDGVAESVDGVVKKVDGVADSVDGDAECRSVDGVAESVDGVAESVDGVTNGNDGVVESLDGVAASVDGVAKSVDGVDESVDGVIESVDDVAESVDGAAKDKDHAAECRLCG; the protein is encoded by the exons atggtgtcgctgagagtgttgatggtgtggctgagtgtagatggtgtggctgagagtgtagatgataTGGCTGATAGGGTAGATGGTGTGgcggagagtgtagatggtgtggctgagagtgtagattgtgtggctgagagtgtagatggtgtggctgagaatgCAGATGGTTTGGCTGAGAGTGTAAATGGTGTTGCTGAGAAtgcagatggtgtggctgagagcgtAGATGGTgaagctgagagtgtagatggtgtcgctgagagtgttgatggtgttactgagagtgtagatggtgtcgctgagagtgtacaTGGTATggttgagagtgtagatggtgtagctgagagtgtagatggtgtagtTAAGaaagtagatggtgtggctgatagTGTAGATGGTGATGCTGAGTGTAgaag tgtagatggtgtggctgagagtgttgatggagtggctgagagtgtagatggtgtaactAACGGTAATGATGGTGTGGTTGAGAGTCTAGATGGTGTGGCtgcgagtgtagatggtgtggctaagAGCGTAGATGGTGTggatgagagtgtagatggtgtgattgagagtgtagatgatgtggctgagagtgtagatggtgcggCTAAGGATAAAGATCATGCAGCTGAGTGTAgattgtgtggctga